From Permianibacter aggregans, a single genomic window includes:
- a CDS encoding adenylosuccinate synthase, giving the protein MAQSVVVLGTQWGDEGKGKIVDLLTDRASHVVRYQGGHNAGHTLVIEGKKTVLHLIPSGILRDVNCYIGNGVVLSPAALLKEMGTLEANGIPVRERLKISSACPLILPYHVALDNSRETRRGKSAIGTTGRGIGPAYEDKVSRRGLRLDDLADWDTFAAKLDEVLDFHNFSLANYYKAPTIDRDQLLRECEGYAKELLPMATDVTGLLHEARERGERILFEGAQGTLLDIDHGTFPFVTSSNTTAGGTSTGSGYGPRYIDYVLGITKAYTTRVGGGPFPTELNDALGEELRQKGHEFGATTGRPRRCGWLDLVALKRAMQINSITGLCLTKLDVLDGLETVKICVGYKCRKNGKLTAPPASAYQFDTIEPEYIEMPGWKQSTVGVKKMDELPKTARAYITKIEEVLGAPIDIVSTGPDRVETIVQRHPFDA; this is encoded by the coding sequence GATCTGCTCACCGACCGCGCTTCCCATGTCGTCCGCTACCAAGGTGGACATAACGCCGGCCACACCCTGGTCATCGAAGGCAAGAAAACCGTACTGCACCTGATCCCATCCGGCATCCTGCGTGACGTCAATTGCTACATCGGCAACGGCGTTGTGCTGTCGCCTGCGGCACTGTTGAAAGAAATGGGCACGCTGGAGGCCAATGGCATTCCGGTCCGCGAGCGCCTGAAAATTTCTTCGGCCTGCCCGCTGATCCTGCCGTATCACGTTGCACTCGATAACTCCCGTGAGACCCGTCGCGGTAAATCCGCCATCGGCACCACTGGTCGCGGTATCGGCCCGGCCTACGAAGACAAAGTCTCGCGTCGCGGGCTGCGCCTTGATGATCTGGCCGACTGGGATACCTTCGCCGCCAAGCTCGACGAAGTGCTGGATTTCCACAACTTCTCGCTGGCTAATTACTACAAAGCACCGACCATCGACCGCGACCAGTTGTTGCGCGAATGCGAAGGCTACGCAAAAGAATTGCTGCCAATGGCCACGGATGTCACCGGTCTGCTGCACGAAGCCCGTGAGCGCGGCGAACGCATCCTGTTCGAAGGCGCGCAAGGCACGCTGCTGGATATCGACCACGGCACCTTCCCGTTCGTCACCTCCAGCAACACCACCGCTGGCGGCACCTCGACCGGTTCCGGCTATGGCCCGCGCTATATCGACTACGTGCTCGGTATCACCAAGGCCTACACCACCCGTGTCGGCGGCGGCCCATTCCCGACCGAGCTGAACGATGCACTCGGCGAAGAACTGCGCCAGAAAGGCCACGAATTTGGCGCGACAACAGGGCGTCCGCGCCGCTGCGGCTGGCTCGATCTGGTGGCGCTGAAGCGCGCCATGCAAATCAACTCCATTACCGGTCTGTGCCTGACCAAACTCGACGTGCTCGACGGTCTGGAAACGGTCAAGATCTGCGTTGGTTACAAGTGCCGCAAAAACGGCAAGCTGACCGCACCGCCGGCCTCGGCTTACCAGTTCGATACCATCGAACCGGAATACATCGAAATGCCGGGTTGGAAGCAATCGACCGTAGGCGTTAAGAAAATGGACGAGCTGCCAAAAACCGCGCGCGCTTACATCACCAAAATCGAAGAAGTGCTCGGCGCGCCAATCGACATCGTCTCGACCGGCCCGGACCGTGTTGAAACGATTGTCCAACGCCATCCGTTTGATGCGTAA
- a CDS encoding substrate-binding periplasmic protein: MWRRYLMLVWFGLLLSSATDVTAEQQGELRLPVKVYGYHLKPPFIIDSRSKRGLYYDFSRYINSRLGKNYLDTEYMPRKRLESRLQRADFDALIIGVNPIWFRDAKEEKYLWTAPIMRDRDEVISSASLRFEYKNPESLLGKTIGLSLGYYYYGVDELVALGKIERQDTHSELQNLDKLQRGRIDVAIISRSTFDYYNRYHRNSEIFHLSEKPHDEFDRRLLIPKHLEEVFQTINPIIMRMPDDLAWLAVLESYR, translated from the coding sequence GTGTGGCGACGATACCTGATGCTCGTCTGGTTCGGGCTGTTGCTCAGTTCCGCTACCGACGTAACTGCCGAACAGCAAGGCGAGTTGAGGTTGCCCGTCAAAGTCTATGGCTATCATCTGAAGCCTCCATTCATCATTGATAGCCGCAGCAAGCGTGGCTTGTATTACGATTTTTCGCGCTACATCAATAGTCGGCTCGGCAAGAATTATCTCGATACCGAATACATGCCGCGTAAGCGCCTTGAATCGCGTCTGCAGCGTGCCGATTTCGATGCGCTGATCATCGGCGTCAACCCCATCTGGTTTCGCGACGCCAAAGAAGAGAAGTATTTATGGACGGCGCCGATCATGCGTGATCGGGATGAAGTGATTTCCTCTGCCTCGTTACGCTTCGAATACAAAAATCCAGAAAGTTTGCTTGGCAAAACGATCGGCTTATCGCTCGGATATTACTATTACGGCGTTGATGAACTCGTCGCGCTCGGTAAAATCGAGCGTCAGGATACCCATTCTGAATTGCAAAACCTGGATAAGCTGCAGCGCGGGCGTATTGATGTCGCGATCATCAGCCGTTCAACATTCGATTATTACAATCGTTACCATCGCAATAGCGAGATTTTTCATCTCTCCGAAAAACCGCATGATGAGTTTGATCGCCGGTTATTGATCCCCAAGCACCTGGAGGAAGTGTTCCAAACCATCAATCCCATTATCATGCGGATGCCGGATGACCTTGCTTGGTTGGCCGTTTTGGAAAGCTATCGTTAA
- a CDS encoding winged helix-turn-helix domain-containing protein yields the protein MAQGHYRFGQFSLNPVERQLKHGEQSVELNARYFDALMLLVREQGTLVSKERFLDEVWNGATVSDEALSQCIKTLRRQLGDNAAKPIFIATVPKHGYRFIAPVEWQEERTASAQTPTTRLKEHSSPYSWPQFLMLGGAGMLGSGIAGVLGGLFFGFVSTAQPLQNGMGAISILLVMLAITTLVALVGGAGVAFGIAAAGFIGHQRWWQPTAGGALGGMLVGAVGKLLGVDAFHLLLGQSPGDITGAMEGTLLGAAVGFGYWLAVRVRQSSSAQRAVMFAISIGGFIGVLIPLLGGRLMAGSLDLLARSFPDSQLQLNPFGALFGEQGLGTISQMIIGGVEGALFVGGMITAMMLTDRQFLNNERNAAA from the coding sequence ATGGCACAAGGCCACTATCGCTTTGGACAGTTCTCGCTGAACCCTGTCGAGCGACAGCTCAAACATGGCGAACAATCGGTGGAGCTGAATGCCCGCTATTTCGATGCGCTGATGTTGCTGGTGCGTGAGCAAGGCACGCTGGTCTCGAAAGAGCGCTTTCTTGATGAGGTCTGGAACGGCGCGACGGTCAGCGACGAAGCGCTGAGCCAGTGCATCAAAACGCTGCGCCGACAACTTGGCGACAACGCCGCCAAGCCCATTTTCATCGCCACGGTACCGAAACACGGTTATCGCTTTATCGCGCCGGTTGAATGGCAGGAAGAACGTACCGCCAGTGCGCAGACACCAACAACTCGCCTCAAAGAACACTCATCACCCTACTCCTGGCCACAATTTCTGATGCTCGGCGGCGCCGGCATGCTAGGCAGTGGCATCGCTGGCGTGCTTGGCGGTTTGTTTTTTGGCTTTGTCAGCACCGCGCAACCGCTACAGAACGGCATGGGCGCGATCTCGATTCTGCTGGTGATGCTGGCGATCACGACACTGGTGGCGTTGGTTGGTGGCGCTGGCGTCGCGTTCGGTATCGCTGCCGCAGGATTCATTGGCCATCAACGCTGGTGGCAACCGACAGCTGGCGGCGCGCTCGGCGGCATGCTGGTAGGCGCCGTTGGCAAGCTGCTCGGTGTTGATGCATTTCATTTGCTGCTCGGTCAATCGCCCGGCGACATTACCGGCGCCATGGAAGGTACGCTGCTTGGTGCGGCTGTCGGGTTCGGCTACTGGCTTGCGGTACGGGTAAGGCAAAGCAGCTCAGCGCAACGTGCTGTTATGTTTGCTATCAGTATTGGCGGCTTTATTGGCGTATTGATCCCGCTGCTCGGTGGCAGATTGATGGCTGGCAGTCTGGATTTGTTGGCGCGCAGTTTTCCCGATTCACAACTGCAACTGAATCCATTTGGTGCGCTGTTCGGTGAGCAAGGCTTGGGAACCATCAGCCAGATGATCATCGGCGGCGTTGAAGGTGCCTTGTTTGTCGGAGGCATGATTACCGCAATGATGTTGACTGATCGACAGTTTTTGAACAATGAACGGAATGCTGCTGCATGA
- a CDS encoding flavodoxin family protein: MTTIAVVFHSAKGTTAKLADAVIAGVQSSPNATALRMEIVGADIIEGRFRNTAFIDQLDQVDAMIFGSPTFMGSVSAQFKAFADATGEKWGEKAWADKFAAGFTIGTNLSGDQLHTLQYLQIFANQHGMLWASLDIPGGCDPEQRNRLGAQSGLIAHTDNGVLHEVDLVTAHYLGRRVAELATRFSAPNPPAKSVA; the protein is encoded by the coding sequence GTGACGACCATCGCCGTGGTGTTTCATTCCGCAAAGGGTACAACTGCGAAGCTCGCTGATGCCGTGATTGCTGGCGTGCAGTCCTCGCCAAATGCCACTGCGCTTCGCATGGAAATTGTTGGAGCGGATATTATTGAAGGCCGCTTTCGCAACACGGCGTTCATCGATCAGCTTGATCAGGTCGACGCGATGATTTTCGGCTCACCGACTTTCATGGGCAGCGTATCAGCACAGTTCAAAGCCTTTGCCGATGCCACTGGTGAGAAATGGGGCGAGAAAGCTTGGGCTGATAAATTCGCCGCCGGTTTTACCATCGGCACCAATTTGAGCGGCGACCAGCTCCATACGCTGCAATACTTGCAGATTTTTGCCAATCAACACGGCATGCTGTGGGCAAGCCTCGATATTCCCGGAGGCTGCGACCCGGAGCAGCGCAATCGGCTTGGCGCACAGTCAGGTCTTATCGCTCATACCGACAACGGCGTGCTGCATGAAGTGGATTTGGTCACGGCGCATTACCTCGGCAGACGGGTAGCGGAATTGGCTACGCGTTTCTCAGCACCTAATCCACCGGCAAAATCTGTGGCTTAG
- a CDS encoding VOC family protein has translation MLHHLSFAVSNLTRSMTFYDQVLGALGYSQVWQKLDGDNPAVGYGVAGGDDLFALKQSHGNISIPGEGFHLAFAAPNRAAVDRFHQLALQNGGRDNGAPGLRPNYGERYYAAFVLDPDGYRLEAVVIG, from the coding sequence ATGCTTCATCATCTTTCTTTCGCCGTAAGCAATTTAACTCGCTCAATGACGTTCTACGATCAAGTGCTCGGCGCATTGGGCTACTCCCAAGTGTGGCAGAAGCTTGATGGTGATAACCCGGCAGTTGGTTATGGTGTGGCCGGTGGTGATGACTTGTTTGCCCTGAAACAAAGCCATGGCAACATCAGCATTCCCGGTGAAGGTTTTCATTTGGCGTTTGCTGCGCCAAATCGCGCCGCCGTCGATCGATTTCATCAACTCGCTTTGCAGAATGGTGGCCGGGATAACGGCGCGCCGGGTTTGAGGCCAAATTATGGCGAACGCTATTACGCGGCTTTTGTGCTCGACCCGGATGGTTATCGGCTAGAAGCCGTGGTGATTGGATGA
- a CDS encoding DinB family protein: protein MNDIQVLTRYKAWADNLFLSTVATVSDANLTAPQPIIFGSLIRTLHHAYAMDYVWQCHLLGKPHGLTSRNPEHCPSFDELASKQRQINEWFVDYANSATEQALNETQTFAFIGGGTGQMARREMLLHVVNHATYHRGHAAGMLYQMGVSPPTTDVPVFLRQHATSGE from the coding sequence ATGAACGACATTCAAGTGCTTACACGTTATAAAGCGTGGGCGGACAATCTTTTCCTTTCAACAGTAGCCACCGTTAGCGACGCCAATCTTACGGCACCGCAACCCATTATTTTCGGTAGCCTGATTCGCACGCTTCATCATGCGTACGCGATGGATTATGTCTGGCAATGCCATCTGCTCGGTAAGCCACATGGGCTGACATCACGCAATCCAGAGCATTGTCCGTCGTTTGATGAGTTGGCGTCGAAACAGCGGCAAATCAATGAATGGTTCGTGGACTATGCCAACTCCGCAACGGAGCAAGCGCTGAATGAAACACAGACATTTGCGTTTATCGGCGGAGGTACGGGCCAAATGGCTCGCCGAGAAATGCTTTTGCATGTGGTGAATCACGCCACGTACCACCGTGGACACGCTGCCGGCATGTTGTACCAAATGGGCGTTTCACCGCCCACGACCGATGTTCCAGTGTTTCTTCGTCAACACGCGACTTCTGGTGAATGA
- a CDS encoding dihydrofolate reductase family protein, with the protein MKTQFYTATSLDGFIATEDDSLEWLFSLGELSESSYPEFIADVGALAMGSSTYEWLLRHADKVIEEVGSAWPYTQPTWVFSTRKLPAIESADIRFVSGDVRPIHYDMCKAASGKNIWIVGGGDLAGQFYDAGLLDELIVQVGSVTLGKGKPLFPRRALSPALRLTEVRQMGASMVELRYQVNNSRVE; encoded by the coding sequence ATGAAAACTCAGTTCTACACCGCCACCAGTCTCGATGGTTTTATCGCCACCGAAGACGACTCACTGGAATGGCTGTTCTCGCTTGGCGAGTTGAGTGAAAGCAGCTACCCGGAATTCATTGCCGACGTAGGCGCACTGGCGATGGGTTCTTCAACTTATGAATGGCTGCTTCGTCATGCCGACAAAGTCATTGAAGAAGTGGGTTCTGCTTGGCCGTACACGCAACCGACTTGGGTATTCAGCACGCGTAAGCTGCCAGCAATTGAAAGCGCCGATATTCGTTTTGTCAGCGGTGATGTGCGCCCGATTCACTACGACATGTGCAAGGCAGCTTCGGGCAAAAATATCTGGATTGTCGGCGGTGGCGATTTGGCCGGGCAGTTTTATGATGCCGGCTTGCTTGATGAACTGATTGTTCAGGTGGGTTCGGTAACACTTGGTAAAGGTAAGCCATTGTTCCCGCGCCGCGCCTTGAGCCCAGCGCTGCGCCTGACCGAAGTGCGGCAGATGGGCGCGAGCATGGTGGAGCTGCGTTATCAGGTGAACAACAGCCGCGTTGAGTGA
- a CDS encoding CPBP family intramembrane glutamic endopeptidase — protein sequence MAASNPNGSRNTFLCFLTIFLPLWSLANIVQLQQWLSPDWAVQLLMWSPGVAALLTMLLRGIPLRKIGWRPGSVKVLLAGYGLPLLAATVLYVGLAAAGLITLNFGALQQEVSRALGAQLSPILIFVITGTVAFLFGLLPALGEEIGWRGFLTPLLRSEHSALKTSLIVGVIWAAYHYPGLLLGEYHGQGNRWLELSLFTVMILAMSVIMTCLRERSASVWPAAIFHASHNCFLQAWYGPMTVQDADSAFWAGEFGVGMAVVYSVLAIGMVWSQKRKVVVSTERVGALV from the coding sequence ATGGCAGCATCTAATCCCAACGGAAGCCGCAATACCTTCCTTTGTTTCCTCACCATTTTCCTGCCGCTTTGGTCTTTGGCCAATATTGTGCAGTTGCAGCAATGGCTTTCGCCGGATTGGGCGGTGCAGTTATTGATGTGGTCGCCGGGTGTGGCGGCGTTGCTGACGATGTTGCTGCGCGGTATTCCGTTACGGAAAATTGGTTGGCGGCCGGGTTCGGTAAAGGTGCTGTTGGCCGGTTACGGCTTGCCGTTGCTGGCGGCGACGGTGCTGTATGTGGGGCTCGCTGCTGCCGGGTTGATTACGCTGAACTTCGGTGCGTTGCAGCAGGAAGTGAGCCGGGCGTTGGGCGCGCAGTTGTCACCGATTCTGATCTTTGTGATTACCGGCACCGTGGCGTTTTTGTTTGGCTTGTTGCCGGCGTTGGGTGAGGAGATTGGTTGGCGCGGGTTTTTGACGCCGTTGCTGCGTAGTGAACACAGCGCGCTGAAAACCTCGTTGATTGTCGGCGTGATCTGGGCGGCGTATCACTATCCGGGTTTGCTGCTCGGTGAGTATCACGGGCAGGGCAATCGTTGGTTGGAGTTGTCGCTGTTCACGGTGATGATTCTGGCGATGAGTGTGATCATGACCTGCTTGCGGGAGCGTTCGGCGAGCGTGTGGCCGGCAGCGATTTTTCATGCGTCGCATAATTGTTTTCTGCAAGCCTGGTATGGACCGATGACGGTGCAGGATGCCGATAGCGCGTTCTGGGCGGGCGAGTTTGGTGTCGGGATGGCGGTGGTGTATTCGGTGTTGGCGATTGGAATGGTTTGGTCGCAGAAGCGGAAGGTGGTTGTGTCGACTGAACGAGTGGGTGCGTTGGTTTGA
- a CDS encoding serine hydrolase domain-containing protein encodes MQNAIGKLVLWVCLICLTSACQTTSHTNDSFSELEAHITKEMKARNVPGVSLAIIRDGKIVYRKAFGVQNVETGKKLTTKTVFEAASLSKPVFAYFVMQQVQQSVLDLDRPVYEYLPNEHLVDDPRHKLITARMLLTHTSGLPNWRSDTGGKLKLLFTPGTEFQYSGEGYEYLRQIIQHLLAVDDDGLQARMQKEVVANIGAEFMQYTWDNTLPANKTFGHRNGKATDNTEHDKNFGAAYSLHTTPTDYAKFLLALMRPSPENKALVETFLALQTKMPHEAGEMHRSLGFPVKRSEKGIRYYHAGNSGDFRSYCHFYPITGDGIVIFGNSDNLFSSNLAEYIVGYLGDQWFYM; translated from the coding sequence ATGCAAAACGCCATCGGCAAATTGGTGCTATGGGTTTGTCTGATTTGCCTTACTTCCGCTTGCCAAACAACAAGCCATACCAATGACTCTTTCAGCGAACTGGAAGCGCACATTACAAAAGAAATGAAGGCCCGCAACGTTCCGGGTGTTTCATTGGCAATTATCCGTGACGGCAAAATCGTTTATCGGAAGGCGTTTGGCGTGCAAAACGTGGAAACCGGAAAAAAGCTGACTACCAAAACCGTATTCGAAGCCGCCTCCCTTTCCAAACCGGTTTTCGCTTACTTTGTCATGCAGCAAGTGCAGCAGAGCGTGTTGGATCTCGACCGCCCTGTGTACGAATACTTGCCGAACGAGCATCTTGTCGATGACCCACGCCATAAACTGATCACCGCACGGATGCTGTTGACTCACACATCGGGTCTACCGAACTGGCGCAGCGATACCGGCGGCAAGCTGAAGTTATTGTTCACACCAGGCACCGAGTTCCAGTACTCCGGTGAAGGCTACGAATACCTGCGGCAAATCATTCAACACCTGCTCGCTGTCGATGATGATGGCCTGCAAGCACGGATGCAAAAAGAAGTGGTAGCAAACATCGGTGCGGAGTTTATGCAATACACTTGGGATAACACCCTTCCCGCAAACAAAACCTTCGGCCACAGAAATGGCAAGGCTACCGATAACACCGAACACGACAAAAACTTTGGCGCGGCCTACAGCCTGCACACGACACCAACCGACTACGCCAAGTTTTTGCTCGCGCTGATGCGGCCATCGCCGGAGAACAAAGCCCTGGTTGAAACATTTCTGGCTTTGCAAACGAAAATGCCGCATGAGGCAGGCGAGATGCATCGGAGCCTCGGCTTTCCGGTAAAACGCAGCGAGAAAGGCATTCGCTATTATCATGCCGGCAACAGTGGCGACTTCCGCAGCTATTGTCACTTTTACCCAATAACCGGCGACGGCATTGTCATCTTTGGCAACTCCGACAACCTGTTCTCCTCCAACCTCGCTGAGTACATCGTTGGATACCTCGGCGACCAATGGTTCTACATGTAA
- a CDS encoding serine hydrolase domain-containing protein produces the protein MRKILYCLSILAALPALAYSSNSNIEAPNNTAHQAASRIENNLLPVQYLRGHVISKSIPQVMLEENIPGVSIAFVDNGKIAWTKTYGYAQLVTAENVTPDTVFAGASLSKPIAAMAALKLVDQNVLSLDQDVNRYLKDWQLPANEFTQQQKVTLRHLIGHTSGVGNHLWSSYDVGAEVPTLEQMLAGKPPSVDPAVSMIAAPGERQKYSNPGYTIIQKLITDTTDQRFDAAINKLVFTPAGMNNSSFTQPIPESLKKRMATGYSKELQAYPYKLFPFGAAGGIWTTPSDLARFAAAVINDYQYGSKTLISKPLADQVFARNQSRLSFTKKLGEKNDELIFDHWGSNAGFTSYLVGSLGDQQALVIMTNSDNGFGLMASIARAVADEYDWPVLKPQVFSAIEVPAEKLRRYVGEFDNGNGGDLTTFAVEGDRLLLTSSTQTTTPELVAIGEHKFIHPAEYTTYEFLAAKDGSIKWLRVTRDSGYNFDLSKRQ, from the coding sequence ATGAGAAAAATCCTTTATTGCTTGAGCATTCTGGCTGCGCTGCCCGCTCTGGCCTACTCATCCAACTCCAACATCGAAGCACCCAACAATACGGCGCATCAAGCCGCATCACGTATAGAAAACAACCTGCTGCCGGTTCAGTACTTGCGTGGCCATGTCATCAGCAAATCCATTCCGCAGGTGATGCTGGAAGAAAATATTCCCGGCGTCAGCATCGCATTTGTCGATAACGGCAAAATCGCCTGGACCAAGACCTATGGCTATGCGCAACTGGTTACTGCTGAAAACGTAACGCCTGACACCGTGTTCGCCGGCGCTTCGTTGAGCAAGCCGATAGCGGCAATGGCGGCATTGAAATTGGTGGATCAGAATGTATTGAGCCTGGATCAAGACGTTAATCGCTACTTGAAAGACTGGCAGCTGCCTGCAAATGAATTCACCCAACAACAAAAGGTGACCTTGCGACATTTGATTGGCCATACCTCCGGTGTCGGCAATCATTTATGGTCATCTTATGATGTTGGTGCAGAGGTTCCGACATTGGAACAGATGCTCGCCGGCAAACCGCCTTCGGTTGATCCGGCCGTGTCGATGATTGCCGCGCCGGGCGAGCGACAGAAATACTCCAATCCCGGTTATACGATTATCCAAAAGTTGATCACCGATACGACCGATCAGCGTTTTGATGCCGCGATAAACAAGCTGGTTTTCACTCCTGCCGGCATGAACAACAGCTCATTTACCCAACCCATTCCTGAATCACTGAAAAAGCGCATGGCAACCGGTTACAGCAAGGAGCTGCAAGCCTACCCCTACAAACTGTTTCCGTTTGGTGCTGCAGGCGGCATCTGGACCACACCCAGCGACCTGGCCCGTTTTGCGGCGGCAGTGATCAACGATTACCAGTACGGCAGCAAAACACTGATTTCAAAGCCCCTCGCTGACCAGGTATTCGCCAGAAACCAAAGCCGTCTCAGCTTCACGAAAAAGCTCGGTGAGAAAAACGATGAACTGATTTTCGATCACTGGGGCAGCAACGCTGGCTTTACCAGCTACCTGGTGGGCTCACTCGGCGATCAACAAGCGCTGGTAATCATGACCAACAGCGACAACGGTTTTGGTCTGATGGCATCCATCGCCAGAGCCGTTGCCGATGAATACGACTGGCCAGTGCTGAAACCGCAGGTTTTCAGTGCAATTGAAGTGCCAGCGGAAAAGCTGCGTCGCTATGTCGGGGAGTTTGATAACGGTAACGGCGGTGACCTGACGACATTCGCGGTAGAGGGAGATCGGCTGCTGCTCACTTCAAGCACTCAGACTACCACGCCTGAACTGGTTGCCATTGGCGAACACAAGTTCATTCATCCTGCCGAATACACTACCTACGAATTTCTCGCCGCCAAAGATGGCAGCATCAAATGGCTGCGGGTGACACGCGACAGCGGCTATAACTTTGATCTATCCAAACGGCAATAA
- a CDS encoding FHA domain-containing protein, with amino-acid sequence MATLVQLVDDVVANKFEIREGSLTIGRHPNCNIQIQDSAVSGNHAKLEAKRNEHFPQFLEYFLSDLDSTNGTYINEKKLTKRERLRHNDVVRIAWNTFKFIDDKEAELERTTHIIPSN; translated from the coding sequence ATGGCAACCCTGGTCCAACTGGTCGATGACGTCGTCGCCAACAAATTCGAAATCCGGGAAGGCTCGCTGACCATCGGCCGCCATCCGAATTGCAACATCCAAATCCAGGATTCCGCGGTCAGCGGCAACCACGCCAAACTCGAAGCCAAACGCAACGAGCACTTCCCGCAATTCCTCGAATACTTCCTGTCCGATCTCGACAGCACCAACGGCACTTACATCAACGAGAAGAAATTAACCAAGCGTGAGCGCCTGCGCCATAACGACGTCGTCCGCATCGCCTGGAACACGTTCAAGTTCATCGACGACAAAGAAGCCGAACTGGAAAGAACCACGCACATCATTCCATCGAACTAA